Proteins co-encoded in one Flavobacterium fluviale genomic window:
- a CDS encoding LysR family transcriptional regulator, with protein MELRHLKYFLAVAEELNFTKASEKLFISQPPLSRQIAELEEELQAKLFIRNNKKVELTEAGKYFEKETKELFQNLERISTKTKKIAENVSGEFRIAYISSIYSSVISDLIQHLKAQFPYVNFKLFEVSTTKQIDALEKGKIEMGIIRSPIHSPKIKSHLWFKDGFSLVYNKNTIQIKSENDILKLKDETFVFFNKDYAPHYHEVLLELCAFYGFSPKIIHEANNINSIVQLVKNGLGISIVPSNIAKNNPDSEIGFIELKKVNLFTNVSIITAKEDESEITRSAVEFLLPQRR; from the coding sequence ATGGAATTACGTCACTTAAAATATTTTTTGGCTGTAGCCGAAGAACTGAACTTTACCAAAGCATCAGAAAAACTGTTTATTTCACAGCCACCGCTGAGCCGTCAAATTGCTGAATTGGAAGAAGAACTTCAGGCAAAGCTTTTTATTCGAAACAATAAAAAAGTAGAATTAACCGAAGCTGGAAAATATTTTGAAAAAGAAACAAAAGAACTTTTTCAGAATTTGGAACGTATTTCTACTAAAACAAAAAAGATCGCAGAAAACGTGTCGGGCGAGTTCAGAATTGCTTATATCAGTTCGATTTATTCGTCTGTTATTTCAGATTTAATACAACATTTGAAAGCGCAGTTTCCATATGTCAATTTCAAACTTTTTGAAGTTTCAACAACAAAACAAATCGATGCTTTAGAAAAAGGAAAAATCGAAATGGGAATTATCCGATCACCTATTCATTCACCTAAAATAAAATCGCATTTATGGTTTAAAGATGGCTTTTCTTTAGTTTACAATAAAAACACGATTCAAATAAAATCAGAAAATGATATTTTAAAACTGAAAGATGAAACGTTTGTTTTCTTTAATAAAGATTACGCACCGCATTATCATGAAGTTCTATTGGAACTTTGTGCATTTTATGGCTTTTCGCCGAAGATTATTCACGAAGCGAATAATATTAATTCGATAGTGCAATTGGTGAAAAACGGTTTAGGAATTTCGATTGTTCCGTCAAACATTGCTAAAAATAATCCCGATTCGGAGATTGGTTTTATCGAATTGAAAAAGGTTAATTTATTTACGAATGTTTCAATTATCACTGCAAAGGAAGATGAATCGGAAATTACAAGATCAGCTGTTGAGTTTTTATTGCCGCAAAGGCGCTAA